CCGCACTCAAAATGGCGGTAGAATCTGGCGCAAAGGTCCTTGCCATCTGCAACGTTGTTGACAGCTCCGTCGCCAGGGTTTCCGACGCCGTTATCTACACACACGCGGGACCTGAGATAGGAGTTGCCTCAACCAAGGCGTTCACCGCACAGCTCACCGCCCTGCTTCTACTTGCCTTATGTTTCGGCAAAAAGCTGGGTAAAATAGATGCGGATTACATTGAACACCGGGTCGCCGAAATATTGGAGCTCCCCGGCCAGATGAAAAAGCTCCTTGATAGCGCCGGCAAGATAAAAGATATAGCGCAAAGGTATTCGGACAAGACCCAGTTCCTGTATATCGCAAGGGGCGTCCATTTTCCGGTGGCCCTCGAAGGCGCGCTTAAATTAAAAGAGATATCCTACGTATACGCAGAAGGCTTTGCCGCTGGAGAGCTTAAGCATGGGCCTATTGCCCTCATCGAGAACGGCACCCCAGTTCTCGCCATGATCCCCAAGGGCTACACCTACGACAAGGTGATGAGCAACATCGAAGAGGTACGCGCAAGGGGCGCCGATGTTATCGCCCTCGCCAACGAAGGCGATAGGCAGATAGCCTCTAAGGCAAAGGATGTCATCTATATGCCGCATACGAGCTGGTACACAAGCCCCATCCTTTATGCTCTCCCGTTACAGCTGTTCGCCTATTACATCGCAGACCATAAAGGTACCGATGTCGATCAGCCGAGGAACCTTGCCAAGAGCGTTACCGTAGAATGACCAATGCCTAATTTCCCAATGACGAATGAATGTCCAAATTCCAATGACCATTTGTTTGAACATTGTGTCATTGTGATTTTATTCGTCATTGGAACTTGATAATTGGTCATTGACTTTAATTATGGAACTAAATGAACAACAACGATTTGCCATAGAGCATGAAAATGGGCCTTTGCTCATTCTCGCTGGCGCGGGTTCAGGCAAGACGCGTGTGCTTACGGAAAGGGTCGTTCATCTCATAAGGAACAAACATGTTCACCCGTCCGAGATATTGGCGGTGACGTTCACGAACAGGGCCGCCGCCGAGATGAGGAACCGCATCGAGCGCACGATAGGCCTCACAGCGCGCGAAGTATGGATAAACACGTTTCACTCGGCATGTCTTAAGATACTCCGGCGCAATGCCGAGCATACGGGCCTTTCGCCCCACTTTGTCATATTTGACAGTTCGGACCAGTTGTCTCTCATCAAAAAGATACTTATCGAACTTAATATAAGCGATAGACTCGTCACGCCACGCGGCGCCGTTGAAAAGATATCCAGGGCGAAGGATTCTTTAACCACTCCTGACAATTATCCGAGCGGCGATTTTTATCAGGGAAAGATGGCCGAGGTCTACAAAAGATATCAGGAAGAACTGCAAAAGAACGGTGCGGTCGACTTTGGCGACCTTATCATGCTCACCGTAATGCTCTTCAGAAAACATCCGGAGGTGCTAAAGCACTATCAAAGCAAGTTCAGATACATACTGGTCGACGAATATCAGGATACCAACCACTCGCAATACGAGCTCATACGCATGCTTTCCGATAAGTATAAGAACATCTCCGTCGTAGGCGACCCCGATCAATCAATCTATGCATGGCGCGGCGCCGACATAAGCAACATCCTCGACTTTGAGCGCGACTTTGAAGGCGCGAACGTCATAAAGCTGGAGCAGAACTACCGCTCCACAAAGACGATCCTTGCCGCATCCGACGCCGTTATCGCCAACAACAGCGAAAGAAAACCGAAGACACTCTGGACGGATAACGAGGAAGGCGAGCCGATAAACATGATTGAAGTAGCGGACGAACGCGAAGAGGCAAGGTCCGTAGTTAAGGAGATAAGGAACCTCACCTCCTCCGGCATCCTTCATAAGGATATCGCCATATTCTACCGTACCAACGCCCAATCGCGCGTGTTCGAAGACGAGTTCCGCCGTGAACGGATACCTTATGTGATATACGGAGGCATTCGATTCTATGACCGCGCCGAGATAAAGAACATCATCGCCTACTTAAGACTTGTCATAAACCCGAACGAGAACGTAAGCCTCAAGCGGATCATAAACATCCCCGCCCGCGGCATCGGAAATACAACGGTCAAAAAACTTGAGGCATATTCATCCGCCGCCGGCGTAACGATCTATGAATATATCACTACACATCTTCAACCTCCCGACTTTAATAGCGGAACACGGCAAAAGCTTTTAAAGTTCGCCCTTCTTGTGAAAGAGTTGACCGAGCTTCGCGACCTTCCCCCCGCCGAACTTGTGGCGGAGGCGGTCAATAAGACAAGATATGTGGAAGATCTGGTCGCCGAAAGGACGGAAGAGACGAACGAACGTGTCCTTAACATAGACGAACTGATATCGGCGGTGAGCGAAGCTATAAAGGCACAACCCGAAATGACCCTGGCCGATTTTCTGGATCAGGTGGCGCTCATAAGCGACATAGACTCTTACAATGAAGGCGAAGATGTCCTTCCCTTAATGACACTGCACCTGGCCAAGGGACTTGAGTTCCCTTATATCTTCATAGTAGGCATGGAGGAAGGCGTACTCCCCCATATAAGGGCGCTCGACGAGAGCGCCGAACTTGAAGAAGAGAGACGCCTTTTTTACGTAGGGATGACACGCGCAAGGAAGAAGGTTCACCTTGCTCACGCGAACCAGCGGATGATAAGGGGGAGCTTCAGCTATAACGTCCCTTCAAGGTTCATGGATGAAATTCCTGAAAAATTTGTACTGCGCACTCAGTGCTCTGTGCGCAGTACGCCGTA
The window above is part of the Deltaproteobacteria bacterium CG11_big_fil_rev_8_21_14_0_20_49_13 genome. Proteins encoded here:
- a CDS encoding ATP-dependent DNA helicase PcrA, whose product is MELNEQQRFAIEHENGPLLILAGAGSGKTRVLTERVVHLIRNKHVHPSEILAVTFTNRAAAEMRNRIERTIGLTAREVWINTFHSACLKILRRNAEHTGLSPHFVIFDSSDQLSLIKKILIELNISDRLVTPRGAVEKISRAKDSLTTPDNYPSGDFYQGKMAEVYKRYQEELQKNGAVDFGDLIMLTVMLFRKHPEVLKHYQSKFRYILVDEYQDTNHSQYELIRMLSDKYKNISVVGDPDQSIYAWRGADISNILDFERDFEGANVIKLEQNYRSTKTILAASDAVIANNSERKPKTLWTDNEEGEPINMIEVADEREEARSVVKEIRNLTSSGILHKDIAIFYRTNAQSRVFEDEFRRERIPYVIYGGIRFYDRAEIKNIIAYLRLVINPNENVSLKRIINIPARGIGNTTVKKLEAYSSAAGVTIYEYITTHLQPPDFNSGTRQKLLKFALLVKELTELRDLPPAELVAEAVNKTRYVEDLVAERTEETNERVLNIDELISAVSEAIKAQPEMTLADFLDQVALISDIDSYNEGEDVLPLMTLHLAKGLEFPYIFIVGMEEGVLPHIRALDESAELEEERRLFYVGMTRARKKVHLAHANQRMIRGSFSYNVPSRFMDEIPEKFVLRTQCSVRSTPYALGRKENAERDDFGQGCNCDDFSQVTFEDQEIVNNSSRFALPSSPITDNRSPNTGYRVGQRVRHPTFGEGIIRKTEGKIGQQKLIIQFKTGELKNLSAQYAKLSVY